One Helianthus annuus cultivar XRQ/B chromosome 12, HanXRQr2.0-SUNRISE, whole genome shotgun sequence genomic region harbors:
- the LOC110896166 gene encoding uncharacterized protein LOC110896166 has translation MMAKINFFNGLYQQADRTRGSGCKDLDVMKVALTEFKDRFPNGFQHVEAWEVVRRHEKWAQVPLLGEEGEGSAHKRKPVDVDPSIPDMNEDPQRPQRRDKRQATSSEGSSAELAAQFKEYTAMEEAKQAVELEAIELRKKRESEARELISEQRETMKNYNYDPDMKTFLKPHDDARQVCCRSSSPESAKSLTSTGSHAISRILIF, from the exons atgatggcgaaaataaactttttcaacggcctataccaacaagcg gatcgcacacgaggaAGCGGATGTAAGGATCTCGACGTGATGAAAGTCGCGTTAACAGAATTTAAAGATAGATTTCCGAACGGTTTTCAACATGTCGAggcgtgggaggtcgttcgaagACACGAGAAATGGGCTCAAGTCCCATTGTTGGGTGAGGAAGGTGAAGGTTCGGCACAtaaaagaaagcccgttgacgtgGACCCTTCGATACCGGATATGAACGAAGACCCACAAAGACCACAACGCcgagacaagcgtcaagctacatcgtccgagggaagctcggccgagttggcggcacaattcaaagagtACACCGCTATGGAAGAAGCGAAGCAAGCGGTAGAATTGGAGGCGATCGAATTGAGGAaaaaaagagagtcggaggctcgcgagctcatatcggaacaacgcgagacgatgaaaaactacaattacgatccagatatgaaaacattcctcaagccgcacgacgatgctcGCCAAGTATGTTGCCGTTCATCCTCGCCTGAAAGCGCGAAATCGTTAACAAGTACGGGTAGCCATGCGATTTCTagaattttaattttctag
- the LOC110893651 gene encoding probable glutathione S-transferase DHAR2, chloroplastic, translating to MLVSGFFVEDGQVDVGQVTLTTRWYLSGRNGPFTQRVLLTLEEKHLPYDLKLVDLGNKPDWFLSISPEGKVPVAKVDDKWIADSDVITQTVEEKFPDPSLVTPPESFCVHSCSFGSKIFSTYIGFLKSKDVNDGTEQALLNELYAFNDYIKENGPFINRKDISAVDLSLGPKLCHMEIALGHYKKWSVPDSLPHLKTYMKIQPDRQTLYWSATWPKEVEQLASSFCIGAFKFISGAQMETASEVAVSQWLGSDYLEVSN from the exons ATGCTCGTTAGCGGCTTCTTTGTTGAGGACGGTCAAGTGGATGTGGGACAAGTGACACTCACAACTAGATGGTACCTGTCGGGTCGAAACG GTCCGTTTACACAGAGAGTTTTGCTGACACTGGAAGAGAAGCATCTTCCTTATGACCTAAAGTTAGTTGATCTCGGTAACAAGCCAGACTG GTTTTTAAGTATTAGCCCAGAAGGTAAAGTCCCAGTGGCGAAGGTTGATGACAAATGGATAGCAGATTCCGATGTTATTACACAGACAGTAGAGGAAAAGTTCCCCGACCCGTCACTGGTGACCCCACCTGAGAGCTTCTGTGTACACTCATGCTCTTT CGGGTCGAAGATCTTTTCGACATATATTGGCTTCTTAAAAAGCAAAGATGTGAATGATGGAACGGAGCAAGCTTTACTGAATGAACTCTATGCTTTCAATGATTACATCAAAGAAAAT GGTCCGTTTATCAACAGAAAGGATATCTCTGCTGTAGACTTATCGCTAGGTCCGAAGCTGTGCCATATGGAGATCGCTTTGGGTCATTATAAGAAGTGGTCAGTCCCAGATTCACTTCCCCATCTGAAAACATACATGAAG ATTCAGCCAGATCGTCAAACTTTGTACTGGAGTGCTACATGGCCAAAGGAAGTTGAGCAACTTGCAAG CTCATTCTGTATCGGAGCTTTCAAATTTATATCTGGTGCACAAATGGAAACCGCCAGCGAGGTCGCAGTGAGCCAGTGGCTCGGCTCGGACTATCTGGAAGTGTCAAACTGA
- the LOC110896165 gene encoding ATP-dependent DNA helicase Q-like 5 has product MDNSDSDSDGSHISSTPPRQPPPPQPRPPQPLAAAAAARTLLFSNKLRKSPKSKAKPSSSRPILKIKPSTKRPKPPPEPQIDQSVPCETPDVTLPSQISGCDSFDATTTSSSDVNLPFQIRRTSGCSSFDTFCPTEILPAGGSCLSRFSSFSKIRMSSLNFKPTEKEIDDHVNVNHLERVTKKHPNLIGSNLEQQNMPDSDSVNVNETLSCRDSGKVAKKHPNLIGSCVYVTEQVSKPKPVNEGNFVRLNINGHGGRKKYANKVRKRNPNAYIGNRKSYKRSKRKLKSVGEGEEDEDRFCDEGLSMEENEKTDTRLDSEVIEKAVFDVRQDPSDDNLVKLLKLVYGYDSFRDGQLEAIKLILSGKSSMVILPTGAGKSLCYQLPAMILEGMSLVISPLVALMYDQLRQLPPVIPGGLLCSSQTLEESSETIRRAQEGALKVLFVSPERLLNTEFTSIFSANSLISLVVIDEAHCISEWSHNFRPSYMRLRASLLRSSLGVGCILAMTATATTKTMHDVMRSLEIPPTNLVQAAQVRDNLQLSVSLSGNRMKDLMALLKALPYTEVKSIIIYCKYQSETDMISKFLCDSNIRAKSYHSGIPAKDRRRTQELFCSNKIRVIVATVAFGMGLDKSDVGAVIHYSLPESLEEYVQEIGRAGRDGRVSYCHLFFDETTYFKLRSLMYSDGQDQYTVNKFLSQVFSGDSHSQGRICTIVKESASRKFDMKEEVILTILTRLELAEEQYLRILPQTSVTCVLNFHMTSPALLAAKDTVIETILKKSEIKDGQYVFEIPTVACSIGFQVSTVTHHLQNLKLKGEITYELKDPAYCYMLVNFPRDICSLAADLAKWLSDVESCKVRKVDAMFNAALFAVKTCDRTNGCTDSQHTPCLQKEILEYFNADNDNSIPNKMVQTSRFLRADIKVFLQSNSHAKFTPRAIARIMHGIASPAFPSSTWCKTHFWGRYIQTNFDVIMEAAKAELMACAGKSAV; this is encoded by the exons ATGGACAACTCCGATTCAGACTCCGACGGATCTCACATCTCCTCCACGCCTCCTCGTCAACCGCCACCACCGCAGCCACGGCCTCCGCAACCGctggcggcggcggcggcggctCGTACTCTTCTATTTTCAAATAAGCTACGAAAAAGCCCTAAATCGAAAGCCAAACCTAGTTCTTCCAGGCCGATTCTGAAGATTAAGCCGTCCACCAAGAGACCTAAACCACCGCCTGAACCTCAAATCGACCAATCTGTCCCGTGTGAAACCCCTGATGTTACTCTACCTTCTCAAATCTCCGGTTGTGATTCGTTTGATGCCACTACTACAAGTAGTTCTGATGTTAACCTACCGTTTCAGATCCGCCGCACCTCCGGTTGTAGTTCGTTTGACACTTTTTGTCCTACTGAGATTCTTCCGGCTGGTGGCTCGTGCTTATCCAGATTCTCGTCCTTTTCTAAGATCCGTATGTCTTCCTTGAACTTCAAACCGACTGAAAAGGAAATCGATGATCATGTTAATGTCAATCATTTGGAAAGAGTTACTAAGAAGCATCCGAATTTGATTGGTTCTAATTTGGAACAACAGAATATGCCTGATTCTGATAGTGTAAATGTAAATGAAACCCTAAGTTGTAGAGATTCGGGGAAAGTTGCGAAGAAACACCCGAACCTAATTGGAAGTTGTGTTTATGTTACTGAGCAGGTGAGCAAACCTAAACCGGTAAATGAAGGTAACTTTGTGAGATTGAACATCAATGGTCATGGCGGTCGCAAAAAGTACGCAAACAAAGTTAGGAAAAGGAATCCGAATGCTTATATTGGAAATCGGAAGTCGTATAAGAGGAgcaaaagaaaattgaaaagtgTTGGTGaaggtgaagaagatgaagataggTTTTGTGATGAAGGTTTGTCTATGGAGGAAAATGAGAAAACCGACACAAGGCTTGATTCGGAGGTTATTGAAAAGGCGGTGTTTGATGTTCGGCAGGATCCGTCTGATGATAATTTAGTTAAGTTATTGAAGCTAGTTTACGGATACGATTCTTTTAGAGATGGGCAACTGGAAGCAATCAAGTTAATACTTTCCGGGAAATCAAGTATGGTGATTTTGCCTACGGGAGCTGGGAAATCGCTTTGCTATCAATTGCCTGCTATGATTTTGGAGGGAATGTCACTTGTCATAAGTCCGCTCGTGGCGCTTATGTATGATCAACTTAGACAGCTGCCACCTGTGATTCCAGGAGGTTTGTTATGTAGCAGTCAG ACACTAGAAGAGAGTTCTGAAACAATTAGGCGGGCTCAAGAAGGGGCCTTGAAG GTCCTTTTTGTTTCTCCAGAGAGATTACTAAATACAGAATTTACATCGATATTTTCTGCAAATTCACTCATATCACTTGTTGTGATTGATGAAGCTCACTGTATTTCTGAATG GTCTCATAATTTTCGCCCTTCATATATGAGACTTCGGGCATCCTTGCTTCGTTCTAGTCTTGGAGTAGGTTGCATTCTTGCAATGACAGCAACTGCAACAACCAAGACTATGCATGATGTGATGCGTTCTCTTGAGATTCCTCCTACTAACCTCGTTCAAGCAGCACAAGTTAGGGATAATTTGCAGTTATCTGTATCTTTGAGTGGAAATAG AATGAAGGATTTGATGGCATTGCTCAAAGCTTTGCCTTATACAGAGGTTAAAAGCATTATAATTTACTGCAAGTATCAG TCGGAAACAGATATGATCAGCAAGTTTCTATGTGATAGTAATATCCGAGCAAAG AGTTACCATAGTGGGATCCCTGCTAAAGATCGAAGGCGTACACAAGAGTTGTTCTGTTCAAACAAGATACGAGTG ATTGTTGCAACTGTTGCGTTCGGTATGGGGCTTGATAAAAGCGACGTTGGAGCT GTAATTCACTACAGTTTACCTGAAAGTTTGGAAGAGTATGTTCAG GAAATTGGACGTGCTGGGCGTGATGGGCGAGTATCTTATTGCCATTTATTTTTTGATGAAACTACATACTTTAAGCTCAGAAGTCTTATGTACAG TGATGGGCAGGATCAATACACAGTAAATAAGTTTCTCTCTCAAGTTTTCAGTGGAGATTCACATTCACAAGGAAGGATTTGCACAATAGTCAAAGAATCTGCATCCAGGAAATTTGATATGAAAGAAGAG GTTATTCTAACTATCTTAACTCGTTTGGAGTTAGCTGAAGAGCAGTACTTGCGTATACTTCCCCAAACAAGTGTAACATGTGTGTTAAATTTTCACATG ACCTCCCCAGCATTACTTGCTGCTAAGGATACTGTAATTGAAACAATTTTGAAAAA GTCTGAAATAAAAGATGGACAATATGTTTTTGAAATACCAACTGTGGCTTGTAGCATTGGATTTCAAGTTTCTACTGTAACTCATCATTTGCAGAATCTGAAG TTGAAGGGTGAAATTACATACGAGTTGAAGGATCCAGCTTATTGTTACATGCTTGTAAATTTCCCAAGAGATATATGTTCTTTGGCTGCTGATCTGGCTAAATGGTTATCGGATGTTGAAAGTTGCAAg GTGCGCAAAGTAGATGCGATGTTTAATGCTGCACTTTTTGCGGTGAAAACGTGTGATAGAACAAATGGCTGTACTGATTCCCAACACACACCTTGCTTGCAAAAGGAGATATTGGAATACTTTAACGCAGATAATGACAACAGTATACCAAATAAAATGGTCCAAACCAG CCGGTTTTTGAGGGCAGATATCAAG GTGTTTCTTCAAAGCAACTCACACGCCAAGTTTACTCCCCGGGCAATTGCTAGGATAATGCATGGTATAGCAAGTCCAGCTTTTCCTTCTTCAACTTGGTGTAAAACCCATTTCTG GGGTAGGTATATACAAACAAACTTTGATGTTATCATGGAAGCAGCAAAGGCAGAACTGATGGCTTGTGCAGGGAAATCTGCAGTTTAA